A window of Aeromicrobium sp. Root236 contains these coding sequences:
- a CDS encoding AlpA family transcriptional regulator — MTEHIIHTVGADDELLTIGEAAELLRAPVATLRYWRHLGTGPRSFRVGRAVRYWRRDVLGWLNEQTIHSGPPRLDTRPLTHRD; from the coding sequence ATGACCGAGCACATCATCCACACCGTCGGCGCCGACGACGAATTGCTGACCATCGGCGAAGCGGCTGAACTGCTACGCGCGCCCGTGGCAACGCTGCGCTACTGGCGCCACCTCGGCACTGGCCCACGAAGCTTCCGGGTCGGCCGAGCTGTTCGATACTGGCGCCGCGACGTACTGGGCTGGCTGAACGAGCAAACAATCCACAGCGGACCGCCGCGCCTTGATACGCGCCCGCTCACGCACCGAGACTGA
- a CDS encoding RHS repeat-associated core domain-containing protein codes for MGPFGQPLATVTWPTSRGFLNKPTDQSGTTHLDAREYDPSLGRFLSVDPVMDPTDPQQLNGYAYSNNSPITMSDPDGQFPGVPNWLKNAGKKVRNFGVGVGGGFTGIADSLWTIFPSSISFRPSGQPGSFMGGFPDMRLKYNRKPVVTPWLYKHTGTDANSKFTKAGEWASILIPIGGEAAASGKAPRLFERLGIGGAKDVAKSSKGWKLGDDVYAKTAAGNDPAWSTVRSRYWKNTAANPKLARQWDDTNLARMQRGKAPQRFNADKGGLESMELSHEPVPFRDGGTKFVPRWPQDHASVDPYRRPGY; via the coding sequence CTGGGCCCATTCGGACAGCCTCTGGCGACTGTGACTTGGCCTACCTCGCGAGGCTTCCTCAATAAGCCGACCGACCAGAGTGGGACTACCCACCTAGACGCCCGTGAGTACGACCCGTCCCTTGGCAGATTCCTGTCAGTCGACCCGGTCATGGATCCAACCGATCCTCAGCAACTCAACGGATACGCGTACTCCAACAATTCGCCAATAACGATGTCTGATCCGGACGGCCAATTCCCAGGTGTCCCAAACTGGCTGAAGAATGCCGGCAAGAAGGTCCGCAACTTCGGAGTTGGTGTGGGCGGAGGCTTCACGGGAATTGCTGATTCGCTTTGGACGATATTCCCATCGAGTATCAGCTTCCGACCCAGCGGACAGCCCGGATCCTTTATGGGTGGATTCCCGGACATGCGCCTCAAATACAACCGCAAGCCGGTAGTAACTCCTTGGCTCTACAAGCACACAGGAACCGATGCGAACAGCAAGTTCACCAAGGCCGGCGAGTGGGCGTCTATCCTCATCCCGATCGGTGGCGAGGCGGCGGCCAGTGGCAAGGCTCCACGCCTCTTCGAACGGCTTGGAATCGGTGGAGCGAAGGACGTTGCAAAGTCCTCAAAGGGATGGAAACTTGGTGACGACGTCTACGCGAAGACGGCCGCAGGTAACGATCCTGCTTGGTCGACTGTGCGATCGAGATACTGGAAGAACACCGCAGCCAACCCGAAACTTGCTCGGCAATGGGACGACACAAACCTGGCTCGGATGCAACGCGGCAAAGCGCCGCAGCGGTTCAATGCGGACAAGGGAGGGTTGGAATCGATGGAGTTGAGTCACGAGCCAGTTCCGTTCAGGGACGGCGGCACCAAGTTTGTGCCACGCTGGCCGCAGGATCATGCTTCAGTTGACCCCTACCGACGACCGGGGTACTGA
- a CDS encoding ankyrin repeat domain-containing protein, whose protein sequence is MSVLTMFRKRSKHDLEAASPDPDGRLRIHYAALENDAAAVHRWLSAGESVDAVDSQGFTPLHFAAQQLSLDALRVLADAKPDATIANQFGNTALWTAVFAANGSPTTGGEILRLLLSLGADPNHKNIAGKTPREVALTLGNPEITQLLNG, encoded by the coding sequence GTGTCAGTATTGACCATGTTCAGAAAGCGTTCGAAGCACGACCTGGAGGCTGCATCGCCCGATCCTGACGGACGCTTGAGGATCCATTACGCAGCACTTGAGAATGACGCGGCGGCGGTCCACAGATGGCTGTCGGCGGGCGAAAGCGTCGACGCTGTTGACAGTCAAGGTTTCACGCCCCTCCATTTCGCGGCACAGCAGCTATCACTTGACGCGCTGCGGGTCCTGGCAGACGCGAAACCAGATGCGACGATCGCGAACCAGTTCGGCAATACGGCATTGTGGACCGCTGTCTTTGCGGCGAATGGATCGCCGACGACCGGTGGTGAGATCCTCCGGTTGCTACTCAGCCTCGGAGCAGATCCCAATCACAAGAATATTGCGGGAAAGACACCAAGAGAAGTGGCGCTGACTCTCGGGAATCCTGAGATCACGCAACTCCTGAACGGCTGA